One Mycolicibacterium fortuitum subsp. fortuitum genomic window carries:
- a CDS encoding TetR/AcrR family transcriptional regulator gives MAAGSTRERLVTEAMKLFSDKGFEATSVSQIEAAAGLSAGSGALYRHFKSKDALLSAGIDRQLDRRAAMQDIRALFAGLGDLHTELTVLGRYLLSVIDQESELLQIAARTPAGLSDRLDTAYAALVDGLCAELNGWIGAWAPNKSPDETRALASLGINSLLGERFASNLFRRPTTQSADDEYLREWTATLAARVESFG, from the coding sequence ATGGCGGCCGGATCAACCCGGGAGCGGCTGGTCACCGAAGCGATGAAATTGTTCAGCGACAAGGGATTTGAAGCCACCAGCGTCTCCCAGATCGAAGCCGCGGCTGGCCTGTCCGCCGGCTCGGGCGCCCTGTACCGCCACTTCAAGTCCAAGGACGCCCTGCTGTCAGCCGGCATCGACCGCCAACTGGACCGCCGCGCAGCCATGCAGGACATCCGCGCACTCTTCGCCGGCCTCGGAGACCTTCACACCGAACTGACCGTGCTGGGGCGCTACCTGCTCTCGGTGATCGACCAGGAAAGCGAGCTACTCCAGATCGCCGCCCGCACGCCGGCAGGACTGTCCGACCGTCTGGACACCGCGTACGCCGCGCTCGTCGACGGGCTGTGCGCCGAACTGAACGGGTGGATCGGCGCATGGGCGCCGAACAAGTCACCCGACGAGACCCGGGCGCTGGCCTCGCTCGGCATCAACAGCCTGCTCGGAGAACGCTTCGCGTCCAACCTTTTCCGTCGGCCGACGACCCAATCGGCCGACGACGAGTATCTGCGGGAATGGACCGCGACCCTCGCCGCACGCGTGGAGTCATTTGGCTGA
- a CDS encoding HNH endonuclease signature motif containing protein, whose product MYVRVMQVGVVDAVAGLRAAFDAFAACDVGALSRAELLAVLDEYETLLCRLPAVGHRLLSQLQVEATPGELGAKSWNEVLRTRWRLSTAEAGRRLGEAAELGPRRALSGEPLAPVLPAVAAAQAAGLLNGEHVKVLRDAVHRLPGFVDAATAEQFEADLVRVAVGVGPKELKDTAELRLFLLDQDGPEPDDTERARKRGLSTGKQGRDAMTPLTANLTPEAAAVWEVLFAKFAAPGMCNPDDEQPCTSGTPTQAQIDNDHRSLAQRQHDALLVVGRIALMTDLGQLNGLPVSLIIRTTVQDLESRAGIGISGGGTKIPIRDVIRMGAHAHHFLAVFDQASGSALNLFRARRIASPAQRIMLIARDGGCTKPGCTVGAYGCQAHHATADWAAGGNTNVDDMALACGPDNRLVDDDGGYSTTITSDGVVQWHPPPELDHGQHRINYLHRPELLLTPPEPHPHPELRPQPELDPDPDWDIKPHQQHEPDTEWDIDWNADWDNDFNPPTPSTPSVEHLWDPEPYALEIIEPEIPAGWTLLDTPDPWQPTSTGNAVSGKAVRGP is encoded by the coding sequence ATGTATGTTCGAGTCATGCAGGTGGGTGTGGTCGACGCGGTGGCGGGGTTACGCGCGGCGTTCGATGCGTTCGCGGCGTGTGATGTCGGTGCGTTGTCGCGGGCTGAGCTGCTGGCGGTGCTCGATGAGTACGAAACCCTGCTGTGTCGGTTGCCTGCTGTGGGGCATCGGCTGTTGTCGCAGTTGCAGGTCGAGGCCACACCTGGGGAGTTGGGTGCCAAGTCGTGGAATGAGGTGTTGCGGACGCGGTGGCGGTTGTCCACTGCTGAAGCCGGTCGGCGGTTGGGTGAGGCCGCCGAGTTGGGGCCGCGGCGCGCGTTGAGTGGTGAACCCCTGGCCCCGGTGTTGCCGGCGGTGGCTGCCGCGCAGGCGGCGGGGTTGCTCAATGGTGAGCACGTCAAGGTGCTGCGCGATGCGGTGCACCGGTTGCCCGGGTTTGTCGATGCCGCCACCGCGGAGCAGTTCGAGGCCGATCTGGTGCGGGTCGCGGTCGGGGTGGGTCCCAAAGAACTCAAGGACACCGCCGAGTTGCGGTTGTTTCTGCTCGATCAGGACGGGCCCGAACCCGACGACACCGAACGGGCCCGCAAACGCGGGTTGTCCACCGGCAAGCAGGGTCGTGACGCCATGACCCCGTTGACGGCGAATCTGACGCCGGAGGCGGCTGCGGTGTGGGAAGTGTTGTTCGCCAAGTTCGCCGCCCCGGGGATGTGCAACCCGGATGACGAGCAACCGTGCACGTCTGGCACGCCGACTCAGGCTCAGATCGACAATGATCACCGTAGTCTGGCGCAGCGTCAGCACGATGCGTTGCTGGTCGTCGGGCGGATCGCGTTGATGACCGATCTCGGTCAGCTCAACGGGTTGCCGGTCTCGCTGATCATCCGCACCACCGTGCAAGACCTCGAATCGCGTGCCGGGATCGGGATCAGCGGTGGGGGCACCAAAATCCCCATCCGCGACGTTATCCGCATGGGCGCCCACGCCCACCATTTCTTGGCGGTTTTTGATCAGGCCAGCGGATCGGCATTGAATCTGTTCCGGGCCCGGCGTATCGCCAGCCCGGCCCAACGCATCATGCTGATCGCCCGTGACGGCGGGTGCACCAAACCGGGCTGCACGGTGGGTGCCTACGGCTGCCAAGCCCACCACGCCACCGCCGACTGGGCCGCCGGTGGGAACACCAACGTCGATGACATGGCCCTGGCCTGCGGCCCCGACAACCGTCTGGTCGATGACGACGGCGGGTACAGCACCACCATCACCTCCGACGGTGTCGTGCAGTGGCACCCGCCGCCCGAGCTGGATCACGGCCAGCACCGCATCAACTACCTTCACCGGCCCGAACTTCTGCTCACCCCACCCGAACCACACCCACACCCAGAGCTGCGGCCCCAACCCGAGCTTGACCCAGACCCGGACTGGGACATCAAGCCACACCAGCAACACGAGCCCGACACAGAGTGGGACATCGACTGGAACGCGGACTGGGACAACGACTTCAACCCACCCACACCGTCCACACCCAGCGTCGAACACCTCTGGGACCCAGAACCATACGCCCTGGAAATCATCGAACCAGAAATCCCGGCCGGCTGGACACTGCTCGACACTCCCGACCCATGGCAACCCACAAGCACCGGCAACGCCGTCAGCGGCAAAGCAGTACGCGGACCGTAG
- a CDS encoding mycobacterial-type methylenetetrahydrofolate reductase, with product MWSNQVPLNTIALELVPPTLERGVQYPVDEARKVLALAAETGIEGRIRHVMIPGMIDEDDDRPIEMKPRMDVLDYWNILRPELDGMRGLCTQVTSFLDSEALGKRLTDLSAAGFEGIAFVGVPRTMKDGEGEGVAPTDALSIYEDLVPNRGAILIPTREGEQGRFNFKCDQGATYGMTQLLYSDAIVGYLKEFAETTDHRPEILLSFGFVPKMETKVGLINWLIQDPGNEAVAAEQAFVSDLAQREPAEKRQLMLDLYKRVIDGVAGLGFPLSIHFEAAYGVSKPAFETFAEMLEYWAPDQG from the coding sequence GTGTGGAGCAATCAGGTGCCTCTGAACACCATCGCGCTGGAACTCGTCCCGCCCACCCTTGAACGCGGTGTGCAGTACCCCGTCGACGAGGCGCGAAAAGTGCTCGCCTTGGCAGCTGAGACCGGTATCGAAGGCCGGATCCGCCACGTCATGATCCCCGGGATGATCGATGAGGACGACGACCGTCCGATCGAGATGAAGCCGCGGATGGATGTCCTGGACTACTGGAACATTCTCCGGCCCGAGCTGGACGGCATGCGCGGTCTGTGCACACAGGTCACTTCGTTCCTCGACTCCGAGGCGCTGGGCAAGCGCCTGACCGATCTGAGCGCGGCCGGGTTCGAGGGCATCGCATTCGTCGGCGTACCCCGCACCATGAAAGACGGTGAGGGTGAGGGCGTCGCCCCCACCGATGCCCTGTCGATCTATGAGGACCTGGTACCCAACCGTGGCGCCATCCTGATCCCCACCCGCGAGGGTGAGCAGGGCAGGTTCAACTTCAAGTGCGACCAGGGCGCCACGTACGGGATGACTCAGCTGCTGTACTCCGACGCCATCGTCGGCTATCTCAAAGAGTTCGCCGAGACCACCGACCACCGGCCCGAGATCCTGTTGTCGTTCGGGTTCGTACCGAAGATGGAGACCAAGGTCGGCCTGATCAACTGGCTGATCCAGGATCCCGGCAACGAGGCAGTCGCCGCCGAGCAGGCGTTCGTCAGCGATCTGGCCCAGCGGGAGCCCGCGGAAAAGCGTCAGTTGATGCTCGACCTCTACAAGCGGGTCATCGACGGGGTGGCCGGGCTCGGTTTCCCGTTGAGCATCCACTTCGAAGCGGCCTATGGAGTCTCCAAGCCGGCCTTCGAGACCTTCGCCGAGATGCTGGAGTACTGGGCCCCCGACCAGGGCTAG
- a CDS encoding alpha/beta hydrolase family protein: protein MAERVTFPSSTGPTLAGVIDRPDGPVRGWGVFSHGFTLGKDSPAASRICKQLAADGIGMLRFDALGLGDSEGDWGDGSFTVKVNDVAAACTFMAERGTPADLLIGHSWGGAAVIAAARQSPGVRAVVTVGAPFDPTHVERQYDAVIDQVCAEGSGQWMVGGKTLTLKRAFVEDVRATELLDKIKGLKLPLLILHSPTDNTVGIKNASDIFWAARHPRSFVSLEGSEHLLTGPGQAKRAGRIIGAWADAYLDVR, encoded by the coding sequence ATGGCTGAGCGCGTCACCTTTCCCAGTTCGACCGGCCCCACGCTGGCCGGGGTGATCGACCGGCCCGACGGGCCGGTGCGGGGGTGGGGCGTGTTCTCACACGGCTTCACCCTCGGCAAGGACTCGCCGGCCGCGTCCCGCATCTGCAAACAACTGGCCGCCGACGGCATCGGGATGTTGCGCTTCGATGCGCTGGGCCTGGGCGACTCCGAAGGCGACTGGGGCGACGGCTCGTTCACCGTCAAGGTCAACGACGTGGCCGCAGCCTGCACGTTCATGGCCGAGCGCGGTACCCCGGCCGACCTCTTGATAGGGCACTCGTGGGGCGGCGCGGCGGTGATCGCGGCGGCCCGCCAGTCCCCCGGCGTGCGGGCCGTGGTGACCGTCGGTGCGCCGTTCGACCCCACCCACGTCGAGCGGCAGTACGACGCGGTGATCGACCAGGTATGCGCCGAGGGCAGCGGCCAGTGGATGGTCGGCGGCAAGACGCTCACGCTCAAACGGGCTTTCGTCGAAGATGTCCGGGCCACCGAGCTGCTCGACAAGATCAAAGGCCTCAAATTGCCGTTGCTCATCCTGCACTCCCCGACCGACAACACCGTCGGCATCAAGAACGCCAGCGACATCTTCTGGGCGGCCCGCCATCCGCGCAGCTTCGTCTCGCTGGAGGGCTCCGAACACTTGCTGACCGGGCCCGGGCAGGCCAAACGCGCCGGCCGGATCATCGGCGCCTGGGCCGACGCCTACCTGGACGTGCGATAG
- a CDS encoding 6,7-dimethyl-8-ribityllumazine synthase yields MSDAATQIAFVQATWHRNIVDKAREGFTEQIGTHGFDGAALEFFEVPGAFEIPLTAKRLALSGRYRAIVAAGLVVDGGIYRHDFVATAVIDGLMRVQLDTDVPVFSVVLTPHHFHEHDEHVDYFTKHFVKKGAEAANAVAATLALHSSLS; encoded by the coding sequence ATGTCTGACGCAGCCACTCAGATCGCCTTCGTGCAAGCCACCTGGCATCGCAACATCGTGGACAAGGCCCGCGAGGGATTCACCGAACAGATCGGCACCCATGGCTTCGACGGCGCCGCCCTCGAGTTCTTCGAGGTGCCGGGCGCTTTCGAAATCCCGCTCACCGCAAAGCGTCTGGCCCTCTCTGGGCGTTACCGGGCGATCGTTGCCGCCGGACTCGTGGTCGACGGCGGTATCTACCGCCATGATTTCGTGGCCACCGCGGTGATCGACGGGCTGATGCGCGTGCAGCTCGACACCGACGTGCCGGTGTTCTCGGTCGTGCTCACCCCGCATCACTTCCACGAGCACGACGAGCACGTCGACTACTTCACCAAGCACTTCGTCAAGAAGGGCGCGGAGGCTGCCAACGCCGTCGCGGCCACCTTGGCGTTGCACAGCTCGCTGAGTTAG
- a CDS encoding FAD-dependent oxidoreductase: MRKIQVAVIGAGPAGIYAADILTKEYEHARVDVFDRLPAPYGLVRYGVAPDHPRIKEIIKALRRVLSRDESSVRFIGNVHYGTDLRLTDLRRHYDAVIFSTGARADRALDIPGIDLPGSYGAADFVSWYDGHPDVPRTWPLTAKHVAVLGAGNVALDIARMLAKPADEQLSTEIPGNVYQGLAANRATDVHVFARRGPAQIKFSPMEFRELSHSPSVDVIVHPEGFEIDEASQRAINTNKSTRLVVDTMMKYLQREPTGAPHRIHLHLCQSPVAVLGTDRVEGLRTERTELCGDGNVRGAGEFTDWPVEAVYRAVGYLSTHLADLPFDHHAGVVPNDAGRVLDIDGGLIDAAYVTGWIKRGPIGLIGHTKSDAAETVASLLSDLSGLRAPETTDPDAIFEYLAANGVDYTTWAEWERLDAHEMSLGEVQGRERVKVVAREDMIRAGRDALVRD; encoded by the coding sequence ATGAGGAAGATCCAGGTAGCAGTCATCGGCGCGGGCCCGGCAGGCATCTACGCTGCCGACATTCTGACCAAGGAGTACGAGCACGCGCGCGTCGACGTATTCGACCGATTGCCTGCGCCCTACGGGCTCGTTCGCTACGGCGTTGCTCCGGACCACCCGCGGATCAAGGAGATCATCAAGGCGCTGCGTCGGGTGCTCTCCAGGGACGAGAGCAGCGTGCGGTTCATCGGCAATGTGCACTACGGCACGGATCTGCGATTGACCGATCTGCGGCGGCACTACGACGCGGTGATCTTCTCCACGGGCGCCAGGGCCGACCGGGCGCTGGACATCCCCGGAATCGACCTGCCCGGAAGCTATGGCGCCGCTGATTTCGTGTCCTGGTACGACGGTCATCCGGATGTGCCGCGTACCTGGCCGCTGACCGCGAAGCACGTCGCAGTACTCGGGGCCGGCAACGTGGCGCTCGACATCGCGCGGATGCTGGCCAAGCCGGCCGACGAGCAGCTCAGCACCGAGATTCCGGGCAACGTCTACCAGGGTCTGGCCGCCAACCGGGCCACCGACGTCCACGTGTTCGCCCGCCGTGGGCCGGCGCAGATCAAGTTCAGCCCCATGGAGTTTCGCGAGCTGTCCCACTCGCCGAGCGTCGACGTGATCGTGCATCCAGAAGGTTTCGAGATCGACGAGGCCAGCCAGCGCGCCATCAACACGAACAAGTCGACCAGGCTCGTGGTGGACACCATGATGAAGTACCTGCAGCGGGAACCGACCGGTGCGCCGCACCGCATTCACCTGCACCTGTGCCAATCGCCGGTGGCGGTGCTGGGCACGGACCGCGTCGAAGGCCTGCGTACTGAGCGCACCGAACTGTGTGGCGACGGAAATGTCCGTGGCGCAGGAGAATTCACCGATTGGCCGGTGGAAGCGGTGTACCGTGCGGTCGGCTATCTGTCGACCCATCTGGCGGATCTGCCGTTCGACCACCATGCCGGCGTGGTGCCGAATGACGCCGGGCGCGTGCTGGACATCGACGGCGGGCTGATCGATGCCGCCTATGTGACGGGATGGATCAAGCGCGGTCCGATCGGGCTGATCGGGCACACCAAGTCCGACGCAGCGGAAACGGTCGCCAGCTTGCTCAGCGATCTGTCGGGACTGCGGGCGCCCGAAACCACCGATCCTGATGCGATATTCGAGTATCTGGCGGCCAACGGTGTCGACTACACCACATGGGCCGAGTGGGAGCGCCTCGACGCCCACGAGATGTCGCTGGGTGAAGTCCAGGGGCGTGAACGCGTCAAGGTGGTGGCCCGCGAGGACATGATCCGGGCCGGCCGCGATGCCCTGGTGCGCGACTAA
- a CDS encoding alpha/beta hydrolase fold domain-containing protein, with translation MSILSTPMLADALARLFAVGVRPGPMRGVRFTEIPGRTTLIKIPTRHGDVAATVYHPAAGEDRPAVYVNVHGGGFVVGHREQDDPWCRFLAAHANVVVVNVDYLLAPHHRFPTPAEQIYDVLSWVSKPDHGWDGSRLCVGGQSAGGSLSAAAARLALEGGGPSIALQVLHYPPLDLVTATKDKHSPSGAKAVLKPWMGEVFDTAYIPDRARRTDRLASPAWGANADGIEGIAPALIVTAEYDRLRDEAWQYAQKLDAVGALAEYYEVPDVDHGYNIMSNNADVTRKVYEHIAGHVRRATAP, from the coding sequence GTGTCGATACTGTCCACCCCGATGCTGGCCGATGCCTTGGCCCGCCTGTTCGCCGTAGGAGTGCGGCCCGGGCCGATGCGCGGCGTCCGGTTCACCGAAATCCCCGGCCGCACAACACTGATCAAGATTCCTACTCGTCACGGCGATGTCGCGGCCACGGTCTATCACCCGGCGGCCGGCGAAGACAGGCCCGCGGTGTACGTGAACGTCCACGGAGGTGGTTTCGTCGTCGGGCACCGCGAGCAGGACGATCCGTGGTGCCGATTTCTTGCCGCGCACGCGAATGTCGTCGTGGTCAACGTGGATTACCTGCTGGCTCCGCATCACCGGTTTCCCACCCCGGCCGAACAGATCTATGACGTGCTGAGCTGGGTCTCCAAGCCTGATCATGGCTGGGATGGCAGCAGGCTGTGCGTCGGGGGGCAGAGCGCGGGCGGCAGCCTGTCCGCGGCGGCCGCCCGGCTGGCGCTGGAGGGCGGCGGGCCGTCGATCGCGCTCCAGGTTCTGCACTACCCACCGCTGGACCTGGTCACCGCCACCAAGGACAAGCACTCTCCCTCCGGTGCCAAGGCCGTGTTGAAGCCGTGGATGGGTGAGGTGTTCGACACCGCCTACATTCCCGATCGGGCCCGACGCACCGATCGACTGGCGTCGCCGGCCTGGGGTGCGAACGCCGACGGAATCGAAGGCATCGCCCCCGCGCTGATCGTCACCGCCGAGTACGACCGACTACGGGACGAGGCCTGGCAGTATGCCCAGAAGCTGGACGCGGTCGGCGCCCTGGCCGAGTACTACGAAGTGCCCGACGTCGACCACGGCTACAACATCATGAGCAACAACGCCGACGTCACCCGGAAGGTCTACGAGCACATCGCCGGGCACGTGCGGCGCGCCACTGCACCGTGA
- a CDS encoding helix-turn-helix transcriptional regulator has protein sequence MTANEDLDFTSADLGATEDFLARAYTKMSIGRGPGERPTTRIVRKWLGPISFDELELDYHMSYDADPLNRICLVRVHSGRIEENFIGEPQDVFGPGDVTLLSPPELPYSGRVCRAAYDLTMFDPELLGRVATTDPADAGRSVRLTGHRPISPQAGYQLKVAIEYVRSVVQGRPVPALLASTTASMLAATVVSTMPTNAGLEPGPTDRRDAKPALLRRAIAYIEANADRDIALADVAEAVYVTPRALQYMFRRHLELSPMGYLRQVRLNHARQQLLNADPATTTVQAVAARWGFAHTGRFAAAYRRTFGENPSDTLN, from the coding sequence ATGACGGCGAACGAAGACCTGGATTTCACCAGCGCGGACCTCGGCGCCACCGAGGACTTTCTGGCGCGCGCTTATACGAAGATGTCCATCGGCCGGGGGCCCGGCGAGCGTCCGACCACCCGCATCGTGCGCAAGTGGCTGGGGCCGATCAGTTTCGACGAACTCGAGCTCGACTACCACATGTCGTACGACGCAGATCCGCTGAACCGGATCTGCCTGGTCCGAGTGCACTCGGGCCGGATCGAAGAGAACTTCATCGGCGAACCGCAAGATGTGTTCGGACCCGGTGACGTCACACTGCTGTCTCCACCGGAGCTTCCCTACTCGGGCCGGGTGTGCCGGGCCGCCTACGACCTGACCATGTTCGACCCCGAATTGCTGGGGCGCGTCGCCACGACAGACCCCGCCGATGCGGGCAGATCGGTGCGCTTGACCGGCCATCGTCCGATATCGCCGCAGGCGGGCTACCAGCTCAAGGTGGCGATCGAGTACGTGCGCTCGGTGGTGCAGGGCAGGCCCGTTCCGGCGCTGCTGGCCTCGACGACGGCGTCCATGCTGGCCGCGACCGTGGTTTCCACCATGCCGACCAACGCCGGACTGGAACCTGGTCCGACCGACCGGCGCGACGCGAAACCGGCGCTGCTGCGGCGAGCCATCGCCTATATCGAGGCCAACGCTGACCGCGATATCGCCCTCGCTGACGTCGCGGAAGCCGTGTACGTCACGCCGCGCGCGCTGCAGTACATGTTCCGTCGCCATCTCGAGCTCTCGCCGATGGGATATCTGCGCCAGGTGCGTCTGAACCACGCCCGTCAGCAGCTGCTGAACGCCGATCCCGCGACGACAACGGTGCAAGCCGTAGCGGCGCGCTGGGGATTCGCCCATACCGGGCGTTTCGCGGCTGCCTATCGGCGCACTTTCGGTGAGAATCCGTCAGACACCCTCAATTGA
- a CDS encoding STAS domain-containing protein, with protein sequence MTAVHYSDRLRSVCSSDTAVIDCAGARVSAHIRGPATVLVVEGEIDMCNADRLVAAIRRLNQPGTPFVLDLRAVDFMAVSGFRELLAFADECNQAHVGWHVVAGTALRPLLRVFPDHQLPVVGSSGPAAGSG encoded by the coding sequence ATGACTGCTGTTCACTACTCGGATCGGCTGCGCTCGGTCTGTTCTTCCGATACCGCAGTCATCGACTGTGCAGGAGCGCGCGTCTCCGCCCATATCCGGGGACCGGCCACCGTGCTGGTGGTCGAGGGAGAAATCGACATGTGCAACGCGGACCGACTGGTTGCCGCGATCCGCCGTCTCAACCAACCGGGGACCCCGTTCGTGCTTGATCTGCGTGCGGTCGACTTCATGGCGGTCAGCGGTTTCCGCGAATTGTTGGCCTTCGCCGACGAGTGCAACCAGGCGCACGTGGGCTGGCACGTGGTAGCGGGAACTGCGCTGCGTCCGCTGCTGAGGGTCTTCCCCGACCATCAGCTTCCCGTCGTCGGCTCGTCCGGTCCGGCGGCCGGTTCCGGCTGA
- a CDS encoding TetR/AcrR family transcriptional regulator, producing the protein MVTHKPLRRRQPVQERSRRRVERIRAAALELLETEGVDAVTTRAIAQRAEVPVATVYQFFPNRDAILQEIVTDHLDRRDAEGAAILGALAPASLAEVAHGIFEFHYQHLRNHPHLVNLHYTSLASGQLADPRARRTVFANALHSALLHWGLLREGTDPLVTMVAVEMGDRLLEMAFHAGPEKDRAILSEGAQALTQYLQTYAAPTA; encoded by the coding sequence GTGGTCACCCACAAGCCCCTACGGCGTCGCCAACCAGTACAGGAGCGCAGCAGGCGTCGCGTCGAGCGAATCCGGGCTGCAGCACTCGAGCTCCTCGAGACCGAAGGCGTCGACGCCGTCACCACCCGGGCCATCGCCCAGCGGGCCGAAGTTCCCGTGGCGACGGTCTATCAGTTCTTCCCCAACCGTGACGCGATCCTGCAGGAGATCGTCACCGACCACCTCGACCGGCGCGACGCCGAAGGCGCGGCGATTCTGGGTGCACTGGCACCGGCCAGCCTGGCCGAGGTCGCTCACGGCATCTTTGAATTCCACTACCAACACCTGCGCAACCATCCGCATCTGGTCAACCTGCACTACACCAGCCTGGCCAGCGGGCAGCTCGCTGATCCGCGCGCACGCCGGACCGTGTTCGCCAACGCCCTGCACAGCGCACTTCTGCATTGGGGCCTGCTGCGCGAGGGCACCGATCCACTGGTGACGATGGTCGCCGTCGAGATGGGTGATCGCCTGCTGGAGATGGCTTTTCACGCCGGCCCCGAGAAGGACCGCGCGATCCTGAGTGAAGGCGCGCAGGCGCTGACCCAATACCTGCAGACCTACGCCGCACCCACGGCCTGA
- a CDS encoding TetR/AcrR family transcriptional regulator has protein sequence MAVAEGLSAREAKRLQTRERLMGAAISEFKRAGMAEADVGAIVTAAGVAHGTFFFHFPTKEHVLLELEQREEERIAKQYTQFLKKPHSLEDGLREAMRLVVGLERRLGSVLFKDFLALHFSQTRPPAPDSQEHPVISGVAHEIELAQKQGEVAADVLPWNSAVFFLLGFYALLITTNDWPTRDALLDDYVVRTMRSLAP, from the coding sequence ATGGCGGTGGCAGAGGGGTTGTCCGCGCGTGAGGCCAAGCGCCTGCAGACGCGTGAGCGGTTGATGGGTGCGGCGATCTCAGAGTTCAAGCGCGCCGGCATGGCCGAAGCGGACGTGGGAGCGATCGTCACCGCGGCAGGCGTTGCGCACGGGACGTTCTTCTTTCATTTCCCCACCAAGGAGCACGTGCTCTTAGAACTCGAGCAGCGCGAAGAAGAGCGGATCGCCAAGCAGTACACCCAGTTCCTCAAGAAGCCGCACAGCCTGGAGGACGGGCTGCGCGAGGCCATGCGGCTGGTGGTCGGACTGGAGCGCCGGCTGGGCAGTGTGCTGTTCAAAGACTTTCTGGCGCTGCACTTCTCGCAGACCCGGCCGCCTGCGCCCGACAGTCAGGAGCATCCGGTGATCTCCGGTGTGGCTCATGAGATCGAGCTCGCTCAAAAACAGGGCGAGGTGGCGGCCGACGTCTTGCCGTGGAACAGCGCGGTGTTCTTCCTGCTCGGGTTCTATGCACTGCTGATCACCACCAACGACTGGCCCACCCGTGACGCCCTCCTGGACGACTACGTGGTCAGAACGATGCGGAGCCTGGCTCCCTAG
- a CDS encoding VWA domain-containing protein, producing MRFEPLLPPLLIAVLAVALLAARAITFGKVRAEGDGWAAVSRWSALTTAGLLLLVAALGPVAGRTHDTVPRPAGDTEPNIFVLLDRSADMSGPQIAAARDDVAALIERYPRARFALISFADRPSVDWPLSADTWSLRPVVAATNAAPDAPDTPDANVGAAANILRYQMISAVQQFPRARNLVFYLGAGAPESQAPQRGFQLPEHAVDGGAVLGYDDAGAQALRAVAAQIGVQFVSRTDATPLGEALPADETREQAPSAEPVSTAVELYWIFAAVAALLVLVELYLVLREFRRTQPIDMGLRP from the coding sequence ATGAGGTTTGAACCGCTCCTGCCGCCGCTGCTGATCGCGGTGCTGGCGGTGGCGCTGCTCGCGGCTCGCGCCATCACCTTCGGAAAGGTCCGCGCCGAGGGTGACGGTTGGGCGGCGGTGTCGCGTTGGTCGGCACTGACCACGGCGGGGTTGCTACTGCTCGTGGCCGCGCTCGGCCCCGTCGCGGGTCGAACCCACGACACCGTGCCCCGGCCGGCCGGCGACACCGAACCCAACATCTTTGTGCTGCTGGACCGTTCCGCGGATATGTCGGGGCCGCAGATCGCAGCGGCCCGTGACGACGTCGCGGCCCTCATCGAACGGTATCCGCGCGCCCGCTTCGCGCTGATCAGCTTCGCCGACCGCCCGTCGGTGGACTGGCCGCTGTCCGCCGACACCTGGAGCCTGCGCCCGGTGGTGGCCGCGACCAATGCCGCACCGGACGCACCGGACACCCCGGATGCCAACGTCGGCGCCGCCGCCAACATCCTGCGCTACCAGATGATCAGCGCCGTGCAGCAGTTCCCGAGGGCTCGGAACCTCGTGTTCTATCTCGGCGCCGGCGCCCCGGAATCGCAAGCACCGCAACGCGGGTTCCAGCTGCCCGAGCACGCTGTGGACGGTGGCGCGGTACTGGGGTACGACGATGCCGGGGCGCAGGCGCTTCGGGCGGTCGCCGCGCAGATCGGAGTGCAGTTCGTGTCGCGCACCGATGCGACACCGTTGGGCGAGGCCCTTCCGGCTGACGAAACCCGAGAACAGGCTCCCTCGGCTGAACCGGTATCCACCGCCGTCGAGCTGTACTGGATCTTTGCCGCAGTGGCCGCGCTGCTGGTCCTGGTCGAGCTCTATCTGGTGCTTCGCGAGTTCCGGCGCACTCAGCCGATCGATATGGGGCTGCGGCCATGA